In the genome of Astatotilapia calliptera chromosome 18, fAstCal1.2, whole genome shotgun sequence, the window AGCTCTGTCCGATCAGTTTTCCAGGATTTGGctaaatctgagcagagagttcATCCGGATGCTTCTATCATCAATAGCATTAatatcatcaataaacaccagTGACCCAGTCCCACTGGTAGCCAAACATGCTGATACCATAACACTGCCTTCACCATGTTTGTCGGATAATTTTTCGGATCgttaatgtttttctctttctttgcatttttcttttcccatcATCCAAATTTATCTTACTTTCATTTctccaaagatttttttttcagaactgTGCACTCtattttagatatttttgtGTCTAATCTGGGCTTTTTGTGTAAACAATAGTTTGCACCTTGTTGCAAAGCATTTGTGTTTATATTCTTGAAGGTATTTCTTTTGAtttaccctacaataatagttttgtttctaaatatgttgaaaaaagtataattttattttttgcttaacAAAAGCTCGAGCTTTATTAGTGTAGCAGCTTCATCCAGGCATCATAAAAACATCATCGTGGTAACAAAGGTTCATACTTCAGCACAATGTGCCACCACAAAAAGGAGAATAACCAAAGGGGAAgtgaaaatacaaaatgcagtgatAGATATTAAGGAagaactggaaacaaaacacaacaaaccaaacaaaaagaaaaacatctgaatgccTACTCCGTAAAGCAGGACATTATGTTACTACACTCAGGATGcacacagccccccccccccccccggatcTGTCATAACATCATGAATTATAGCATTGGTAGCATCAGTCACCTCAGCTTCATTGGGTGAGACACAGGGTAACCATTCACTTGCACACATTtgcacctacagccaatttagaatcacaagATAAGCTAACATGCCATTGGGTACGTTACTTGTTGGCTTAAAAGCCAGAAAACCTGGAGAGACTCCACGCAGCCTTGCagtgaacatgcaaactctacacagaaaATTCATTATGAATTTAATATATGTGTACAAATAAATAGAAGCACATTTCCTGCCTTTGCCTCTTCAGAGCAATATTCTTAATTCGTAACAAATATATCACTGAGTGTGATAGTAGACAATCTTGGGCTGTGTAGAATATTGCTGAATGCCTTTATCCTGATAACATTGTTACAGTATTATGGTACTGTAGTACTGTGAGGAACTTTGTGATTCTGACCCTTACTTAATCATAAGGAAGATGTCAAAGGCAACACTATAAATCCATATGTACTGCATCAAAGCTTGTGAATTACTGTTTCTCTGGATCACTAATGCTGATTCATGAAACATGTTTAGCAAATTGTCTTACACATTTCGTTCTTCCTATGGAGGGGAAGTGAATGGGACAGCTTTTTGCCGTGTCTGGAGTCTAACAgaaagagtgtgtgtttgtgtgcttttgtgtatgttgcccttccttccttcctgtccACCCACGTACCAGTagcaaaatgttgaaatgtgcCAATGTGAAACATGAGACTTTCTCAATGAAGGGGGGGAAACAAAGTCATGTCAGAGATATTAAGGTTGCCTCCTTTTCATGTTCAGGCACATAAGTCCTCTGCTTGCAATGCATGGACATTGTCTGCTGCTCTGAGACTGATTGGAGGAATGATGCTCCCAAGAATATCTCTAGCAGTCTTTGGCCTCTTCATCACAACATGCCAATGCTCAACAACAAATGGTACAGTATAAGCTCAAACATTTGATTTAACGATTTGTCATGACCAAGCCTTGAGAAACCCCACAATTGTTTgggaaatatatttatatattaggaTGTTTATTGATTCAAACACGGCTTTCATTAAAGGCTTGTTTGAATCCATACTGGAATAAACTTTGTGCAACaggctgatctttttttttaactttcccCTTTGCAGATTCCCCGTTTTCACTCATGAACAAAGCCACTGGTTTTTGTTTGCTGAAAAGGGTTAGCCGCTGCCTTGACCTACGCTGGACGACTGATGACCGGCTTTATGTTACCACAACTAAAAAATGCCTGGGAGCTCAGGGCAAAAGTATAGGAAGTGAAGTGAGCCTGTATGACTGTGATGACAAGAGCGACCTGCAAAAGTGGGAATGCAGGAATGGAACTCTGCTTGCcctcaaaaataataatttattcattGAGATGAAAGCTGATGAAACAATTGCTCTCTCAAAAACAACAGGACCAAATAACCAGTTCACAATTACAGGGACCTCAAGCGGTGCTTGTACAAGAACATACAGAGGTATAGTATAAAACATATGCTTTTATGTGTAAGTGTGCATTTGTCTATAGCCACTTGACCCAACCTGAAGCCTTTTCTTTTCACCTCCAGAGTTATTTACCATTGAGGGAAATGCATTAGGAAAGATCTGCATGTTTCCCTTCCTTTACAAAGACCGGTGGTATGGAGACTGCACTACATTTGACTCCTCAACAAAGCGACCATGGTGTGCAGTTGAAACAAAATTTGAACGTGAACAGTGGGGATACTGCCCAACCACTTGTGAGTTTGTCAAATttcaacatcactggagtgaaaatgtaagaattatttgaattaatttttttttctgtcaaaatACAGCCACAGATCACTGGAGAAAAAATCTCATAACAGGAGCATATTACCAGCTGAACATACAGTCATCTCTGACTTGGGGACAAGCTGATACCAGCTGTAAACAGCAGGCTGCCTCCTTGGTCAGTATTGTGGAGCCCAGTGAGCAAGCTTTGATCTCAGGTGAGGTGCCACCTGGTGGATATTTGCCAGAGCTCAAACAGATGCAgcattttgaattttaaatgaaataatcaaGATTTTGGATTACAAATACTTTTGATGTTGCATGAACCTGCActatattttagtatttatcTGTGTTATTCCTACCAACTGACTTTTGTAAAGCTGATATTTTAAttcaggaaagaaaaataagtgcttttcttttttcgtcCCGCTGTCTCGTAAACACTTGAACACACAGCATTATTGGGAGCAGGGAGAAAAAAACTTTGGATTGGGTTAGTTTTGGACCCAGAACATGGTTGGCAGTGGACTGATGGCAAACCTTTCCGTTATCTGCGATGGGATTCTGGTAAGTCCTCCCTGCAAGGACGAAGTTCCTTTCAGCAATAATCCTCAAAACATCTGAGCGATCTGGAAATTAACTGAAAAGTTTCAGAAAATTACAGTGTTAAGCAAATATAATCTGTTAGCCTAACTCCTGTGACAACTAGACTCTTAGGGTAAAAGGTTTTTCAAGAATTCATGTACGTAAGAAGTACAACAGTCTAAAcctaaaaaaaccaacaactaaATATTCATTCATGTCTCCAAGTTTCGGCTAATTATTacacatttttatctttttaacaACTAATacagtattttcattttctatccgtcttttgttagtttttctAAATGCTAAATACTACCAATATTGTTACAAATTACTCAAAGATTTAAAGTACTCCTAAAATTCTTATTGTGCATGATTGGGTAATGTGTGAGTGTTaaccatcatcattattatcttGATTTAGGGAATCCACTTCCTAATCCAGGACACAACTGTGCAATTCTTGACACTGCTGGAGAGCACTCTTGGCAAAGTTCATCCTGTACCAAGAAAATGGGCTACATCTGCTACAAAGATGGGGTCCCACCAGCACCTCCACaaagtatataaaaaaattCGATTCTGTTTTACCGCGATTTGAATATTTCTCTAGATTGCAGTAGTTTCTTGGGGGACATCAGAAGTGAAGTTCTTAtatatttgttcttttcatcatCAGTTGAACAAGGATTTTGCTCAGCACCTTGGATTCCCTACAATGGCCACTGTTTTCATCTTCAGCGTAATGCTCAAACATGGTCTGGCGCTCAGAAAGCTTGTCGTGCAGAAGGCGGCGACTTAGCGACCGTCCGAAATGTGGAGGATCAAAGCTTTGTGATCTCTCAGCTTGGATACGGTATGTGGCAATCATATCTCCAAGAAATAATGTTAATATAAAACAGATTCCCAACAGCAAATATATTTCATACATTTGACAAGGTGCACATGTGCTGAGATTGAACACATCAGTTTCCAGTTTGTAATTCACTAATAGCATCATTAAACTCTTTATTGTTGTGGCAGGATATGGTAAACTTTAGGGATAttttgtggtttaaaaaaagtacacaggctAGGTCACAACATctttatttgcatttaatttaaatcgtgtttttttaaactctaaCTAAACTGTCTATCTCACCTAAACCTAATCAAAATGTGTATTCCACCTAATCCAGTTTCTATTTACACCTACTGAGTTTATTCAAGTTTGTCTTTaattaaaaccaaaatgtttaCTAATACATAAACAGCCAGTGATATATGAATAACAATATATGAATAACAGTTTCACTTCGTAATATCACTGAGAGAGTGCTGTATTCATCCCTATATCATAATTGTTTTTACTCtggcaaataataaaaaaatactgaattttgTATAAAAGACTAATTATTAAGAAAGCCTTAACAGATGAGAATGACATGCACACTTTACACATAATAACTGGCAGCATGACTGTACATTTAGGAGTGACAATAGAGATCATGTCATTCATTCAGCTCTAGCTTGCTGCGAGTCTATGTCAAATATTTCCACGCATGTGTGAGCTGTTGATTTTTTCATATGTTAAAGTACGATTTAGACAATGCCTGTCGCTCTTTACCAGTCTATGAACTGTACAAGTAATTTTCAGTGCAATGGGGAAATTTGAGCTTCTGGCTGATATTTGGTCCATTATTTTTCTGTAGCATCCACTGATGAGCTTTGGATTGGACTGAATGACATTAGGACAGAGGGACTGTTTGATTGGAGTGACCAGTCTCATGTGTCCTTCACCAGCTGGGAATATGGAAAACCAGGACTCTCCACTGATGGAGATGACTGTGTTCTCATCAGGGGAGAGGTAAGACCTTGTGCATATTTATTCATCTATATGTGTTTAGCTAGACAAATCATGCATGGAGGAAGCATAATCCACTACCCTTGATGTATTGATCTTCAAGAAAAAGTTTTGCAAGAAAtattaaactgtattttttgtgctgtttctAGAGTACATGTTTTACAATACtgatattttacatatttttctaCCGTTTTAACTTAGTTGTGAGctgcagaatattttcttcCGACATTTTTCTTCATAGTTTCCACACTGGTTTACAAAGTTGAATGTTATGAAATCAGTATCTTAGGTGTGGTAGACTGGTAAAGTAGATTCACTGTGAGAGAAAACACGACAAGACTCCTTTAGAATTAGAAGGCAATGCATTTACTTCTATAGCCATGTGTCATTCTTACGAAATATCTAAACTTTAAAACCTTTCATGATTTAAAGGTTTTGGGCAAGTTACAGGCTTTTTGGATGTGATAGTGTTTTACTGCAAATataagcactttgagtgcttagCATTCTGAGAAATATACCAAAGAACCTTGGAGTAACTGTAATTACAGTGctttaaatatttgaattttattgatTCAGCAATCCAGCCCACAAATCTGCAAGTGTTTACAATGCTTTTGTTCTTGCAGAACGGGAACTGGGCAGATCGGTCATGTGATGAGCAACATGGCTTTATCTGTATGAAGCAAAGTTCcactgaaagcactggaaaTGAACCAGATATAGACATCGGATGTAAAGCCGTGAGTAATAACAAAGCATGATTAAGGTTCAAATTTCACTTTGTGAAATCAGTAGTACATTctaaaaaaacagattaaaaatagataaatgaaATTTTAATGTACTCCTCAGTTGTGATGTATTTACTCTCCTATAGGGATGGAAAAAACATGGCTCCTACTGCTACTTTGTAGGCACTGAGACAAAGACTTTCAGTCAAGCTAGTGAAGACTGCAAGAGTTCAAACTCATACTTAGCTGATGTTTCAAATGGGTAAGAAAACAACCAGTTCATCTTTGTTATAAATCACATAACGACTTCTTTGGGAAATCCACAAACATGCATGCAGATGCATGTGCTGCACGGtatattaaaaatgacaagaaatccATGAATTGTATACATTTTTGCAGGGTGGATAATGCCTTCCTTGTCAGCTTGGTGGGGTTGAGACCAGAGAAACACTTCTGGATAGGGCTCTCAAATCAAAAGAATATTGATGTTTTTGAGTGGACCAACTCACCCACAGTAAGGTTCACTCACTGGAATAGCCAAATGCCAGGTATGGATGCATCTGAATTTCTGTACTTAAATATCAGGAATAAACTGCAGCCCAATAAGTTGCACATGACTATTGCTTTCCTCAATGCCCCAAGGTTACCAGCAGGGTTGTGTTGCCATGACAACTGGGGTTTTGGCTGGACTTTGGGACCTGCTTCCCTGCaccaacaaagaaaaatatatctGCAAGTACATGGCAGAGGGGATGGTTCCAACTGCTCCACCACCAACTGTAGCTCCTCCTAAATGTCCAGAGGGTTGGACTCGAGTGGGAACGAAAGCTATGTGCGCTAAGGTACAACCTTCGGTCAGCCTTGAGTGAACTCAAAGAAACTTTGTCTATTGTGGAGTATTTAGCACTGGCACTTTACAGCAATGCGATGTCAGCCAAAATATGCtataagtgtgaatgtgagtgtaactgggtctctgtgtgttagtCCTATGATACACTAGCAACCTGTCAGTTTTAAGAATCTCTTCATTCATCACGATAGGGACTTGTTCTTCGTGTTTGGCATTCTATTTCTCCTTATTCCTCAGGACTCCATTCAGTGTTGTGCTCACaaaattaaattcaattcaattaccTTCAATTGCATGAACTATCTGCGGTTGAGAAATTTACAGAGTTGTTGTCTTGCGTTTGAAGTTTTTTACAGGTCCTCGCTCAGAAGAAAAGACTTGGTTTGAGGCCAGGGATTACTGCAGGGCCATTGGAGGAGATCTGCTTAGCATCCACAGTTCTGCTGAGCTACGACTGTTCAGGTACAGCATGACTTAGTCTACAATAACAACTACTGTTTATAATATCTTCTGTCAATTATTTTCCAGTCTAAATCATACAACCATTAGTTTATCCTAACATAAGATCAAACTCTAGACAATGATCATCTATGTGAAATAATCctgtttaaaaatattcagCATGCTGGCAAATATGTTTCACATTCACACAACACACCATGTTGGTGTTTTAACCTACTGAAAAAAAGCATTCATATAGTAGTACATTCCCCCAACCATTTTTGCActacggaccggtttatgcccgacaatattttcacggaccggcaaatacaacaaaatacaactagtaccggtaccgaaaaaaagaagatttattcataacacacgtgaaaagacccaggaaaactgagttaacgataaaaacgataacaaaataacgctgaaaaccatacatttcacacctgagcctcaactctcacggaccggtaccggtccgaggcccgggggttggggactgctgttcTATGCAGTAGCAAATTCAGATGCACCATATTTTCGACTTTCATCACCTGAAGTACCACATCTTGCCTGTAGGGTGAAAACATATGGACATGTTTTAGCTTCTCTGATGAGACTGACACCATCAGCTAACTGCAAATGTagctaaaatgtttgttttagtaCTTTAGAAGACAGTGAGAGTGTCGTTTCCTTTTTTGTACAGCAGAGGTGGAAAAGCCTGGATTGGACTTCACATTCCTGAAACAACCACTGGTTATGCCTGGACTGATGGAAGCCCAGTAAGTTAATGGCATTCTGttcttgttgttcttttgtttttggtcattaaatcattaaatgttattttaataaaatatttacaataaCTCAACATAATATTGTTGTTTCTTATTGTTAACAGCTAGATTTCCAGCACTGGCAGGAAGGAGAACCAAACAATTTCAACAATGCAGAATCTTGTGCTGAGTTTGTGATACATAACTGGGATGAAGAAGGTTCCTGGAATGATTTGAACTGTGACAGTtacaatgactggttgtgtcaGATCCGTGCAGGTACAGTTGACTGAATGCTGACCAGTCTCACTGCTGGAACATTTTTTAACTAACTTtcatatgcatgttcttttctgtcttcaggGGTGAAGAGATTAttgttaatattcacaatattaTGTAATCTCTTCTTGCCATGATTTCAGTGTATATGATTGGAGAAATTGTCACTATTGTTGAAACACATTTCGGACTAAAAATAATGACTGCATTACAGTATACCGCAGTGTAGACTACAGAGTGCCACCACATGTTTACTGTtgctttcctttcctttgaATAAAATGGACTTCTGTCTGTGTTCTTGCAGGAGTGACTCCAAAACTACCTTCGAATAATACTGTGGTGGGTAAGTTCACATGAATTAACCTTGAACATAACCTGGGTGAATAACACATATGCACTACAAAACCTGGATTGCGGATTTGCCCGAGTACAGCTTCATCCTTTTTGGTGGTTTTGCATTGTAGCTCAAACTTGCAATTTCCCAAAGCAGTCTGATAAATCATTTTCATTGTTACCtttcaaataaacaaacttATACTATAAATTATAAACAGTATTTTTTATAGAGCATGAGACCAATATAGAAAAAAACTaaggaggaaaaagagaggTTATATTTAAAGATAAGGACTGCTTAGTGACACCTCATAAACTGATTGCATGTAATCATCAGCATTTTTACATATTGGATTTGTATATGATGTGTTTTGATAATTTCTATCCATTTTCATATTGTGGTGCTCATGATCAGTGTTATGTAAATGTAGTATATTAATTTGCATTTAAGCATGTGATGCTTAGATTAAGCATCCACCTTTTTACCATCTTTAAAGGTCTAGTATAAGGACAATATACAGTATACTGTTAGTATAGCTGTGAAACATCTGCATACATCATGTTGAATTCAGTTTTGTAAATCCACAAAGTGATGAAGTGATCAAACCCTGCACattaagaaaatctactggagaACACATTAAAAATTATTTGGTGGCGGTGTGGAGGCAAAGTCACGCTCTACGATGTGGACAACTGAaaatggttattttaaaaaatgttttttaactaCTTGTGTCCTACATAAAAGATTTAAGCAAAGTTCATTCATTAGGTTTAGATTTAGATTGGAATAACATTTGTGTTctcatgtaataataatattattttagaaTGACATTAATACAGGACAATTTTCAGTTACCTTTGCATAAAAAATAGGTGGTAGAAttgagtgagtgtgtaatgAACTTGAATTAGTATTGAATTAgtactttttttaattaaacaaatatatctgtacttctacttggGTAAAGAATGCTTGTACTTTACTTGCTCCACCTCTGATAATGACATCACTGAAgaaattaatgaataaaaataaattttagtTGAAAAATATTTGGGATGATCTGAATATCAATGGGatagattttacattttatacctTTTTATTCATTGTGTACCTTCAGCCCTCTTCAAAAGTCTGATGTGGCCACCAGGTGTTTTAGTTGCTCTTTTTTAAGGTTGGGTCTCCTTGGACAAACGGATCTGACCAAAAGATACGGTAGAACACTGACAAGTCTATCAATGTATTTCTAAACTTTTACAGAATTCAATACCACTTCGGATGGTTGGCTGGAGCGGAGAGGGAATCAGTATTATATTAACAGAATGTCAATGCCCATGGAAGATGCTCGTCACTTCTGTCAGCAGAGGCACAGTGACCTAGTATCTATAACCAGTAAagaggaaaatgttttcttatggAAACAGGTAAATATCTATGTATTTAAtttgtacttttttgttttgttttattaatacaTTAGAGCAGGCTGAAAACATTAGAATGTGACACACACTAGAGATAATTGtgcatatttatgtgtgtgtctacaGATATCCAGAAGCTATGGGCGTTATTATATAGGTTTGTCTGTGGATCTTGATGGGTCAGCTTGGTGAGTAATCATTAATGCCATAAGGGGAAAAGGGAGCTTTTAGGCCAACTCATGATCATTGATAAGAAGTGCATTTCCTATTAGATTTGTAATGAGgtacatttccttttttttactggTTAAGTTTCAGATATCAGTTCAAAAGACCTGTCATTTGATCTAaagaagatttttcttttttagccatCAGTGAATTAAATCCATGTGGtcacatgtttgtttatttattatggaATAGAAATAGTGACACCATAATACAAAAAAGTCTAACATCAAATGATGAATATTTTCATATGATACAATTAAAAATTTAACCATAATTCTCTACATTAAGGTGGATGGATGGTACTCCAGTGTCATTTCGAAGATGGGATGAAGATCAACCCAGCACTAGTGGCTTTGatcaaaactgtgtttttatgtcttatcaCATGGGTGAGTAAAAATGCGCTGAACGCTTGAATTGAAAAATGATCAAATCTAGACACGATGTCTGGATTAAAATAATTGATTAATGGATTAGGATAATGTTCCTAATGAATTCTTTGTTGATCTTATAGGCTTCTGGAGGACTTCTAATTGTGGAAGAGAGCTTTCATTTATTTGCAAGCGAGGAAGGATGTTGCCAACCAACACCACTGCAGCCCCAACAGTTGCTCCAACAGGTGGCTGCCCAAAAAGATGGATGAAATTTGGCACAAAGGTCAGACTTTTAAACCTTTATTTCAGAgaagttttta includes:
- the LOC113010906 gene encoding macrophage mannose receptor 1-like isoform X4 yields the protein MMLPRISLAVFGLFITTCQCSTTNDSPFSLMNKATGFCLLKRVSRCLDLRWTTDDRLYVTTTKKCLGAQGKSIGSEVSLYDCDDKSDLQKWECRNGTLLALKNNNLFIEMKADETIALSKTTGPNNQFTITGTSSGACTRTYRELFTIEGNALGKICMFPFLYKDRWYGDCTTFDSSTKRPWCAVETKFEREQWGYCPTTSTDHWRKNLITGAYYQLNIQSSLTWGQADTSCKQQAASLVSIVEPSEQALISALLGAGRKKLWIGLVLDPEHGWQWTDGKPFRYLRWDSGNPLPNPGHNCAILDTAGEHSWQSSSCTKKMGYICYKDGVPPAPPQIEQGFCSAPWIPYNGHCFHLQRNAQTWSGAQKACRAEGGDLATVRNVEDQSFVISQLGYASTDELWIGLNDIRTEGLFDWSDQSHVSFTSWEYGKPGLSTDGDDCVLIRGENGNWADRSCDEQHGFICMKQSSTESTGNEPDIDIGCKAGWKKHGSYCYFVGTETKTFSQASEDCKSSNSYLADVSNGVDNAFLVSLVGLRPEKHFWIGLSNQKNIDVFEWTNSPTVRFTHWNSQMPGYQQGCVAMTTGVLAGLWDLLPCTNKEKYICKYMAEGMVPTAPPPTVAPPKCPEGWTRVGTKAMCAKFFTGPRSEEKTWFEARDYCRAIGGDLLSIHSSAELRLFRGGKAWIGLHIPETTTGYAWTDGSPLDFQHWQEGEPNNFNNAESCAEFVIHNWDEEGSWNDLNCDSYNDWLCQIRAGVTPKLPSNNTVVEFNTTSDGWLERRGNQYYINRMSMPMEDARHFCQQRHSDLVSITSKEENVFLWKQISRSYGRYYIGLSVDLDGSAWWMDGTPVSFRRWDEDQPSTSGFDQNCVFMSYHMGFWRTSNCGRELSFICKRGRMLPTNTTAAPTVAPTGGCPKRWMKFGTKCYNIFNERQITWEYARSKCTEVGGNLVSIPTRSVQAFLITRMVHTASTDLWIGLNAISQEGFFWTDGKKRQYTNWGYSRLHRHPGSFYKRWNEDECVVMNGNPVFGIGKWTTRSCNDTNGYICQQNLDPNIKAPPETIDYNIYETLGNDSIKINTQNLTWDDAQKRCNAEKANLASLRNDWTQAYVELLAIKLNSPLWIGLNKQQTGGYFKYIDGWHLNNAGWAEFEPSRDKPCVYVDVDGKWRTAFCNVTIKSACMQSTEVAPTESTIFPGNCPEDTDLEYQQSYTWLPYRGYCYLFIQDEIEWADAASSCVRHGGVLASIEDPSEQEFIKGFVTNFKDRHNSFWIGLFKTHKGTWLWLDRTILDFTNWAPDEPDSDFGAIQTSDGTWNSGRRWHDRPYICKTAKVMPQTSGSKDGSNGDQAHQTRVHTTVVVVLVITITSTLVVIAFFLYKKSPGPFPTFENPLYFNGERSQPDVLDTNKLIENAENPEPVLTL
- the LOC113010906 gene encoding macrophage mannose receptor 1-like isoform X1: MMLPRISLAVFGLFITTCQCSTTNDSPFSLMNKATGFCLLKRVSRCLDLRWTTDDRLYVTTTKKCLGAQGKSIGSEVSLYDCDDKSDLQKWECRNGTLLALKNNNLFIEMKADETIALSKTTGPNNQFTITGTSSGACTRTYRELFTIEGNALGKICMFPFLYKDRWYGDCTTFDSSTKRPWCAVETKFEREQWGYCPTTSTDHWRKNLITGAYYQLNIQSSLTWGQADTSCKQQAASLVSIVEPSEQALISALLGAGRKKLWIGLVLDPEHGWQWTDGKPFRYLRWDSGNPLPNPGHNCAILDTAGEHSWQSSSCTKKMGYICYKDGVPPAPPQIEQGFCSAPWIPYNGHCFHLQRNAQTWSGAQKACRAEGGDLATVRNVEDQSFVISQLGYASTDELWIGLNDIRTEGLFDWSDQSHVSFTSWEYGKPGLSTDGDDCVLIRGENGNWADRSCDEQHGFICMKQSSTESTGNEPDIDIGCKAGWKKHGSYCYFVGTETKTFSQASEDCKSSNSYLADVSNGVDNAFLVSLVGLRPEKHFWIGLSNQKNIDVFEWTNSPTVRFTHWNSQMPGYQQGCVAMTTGVLAGLWDLLPCTNKEKYICKYMAEGMVPTAPPPTVAPPKCPEGWTRVGTKAMCAKFFTGPRSEEKTWFEARDYCRAIGGDLLSIHSSAELRLFSRGGKAWIGLHIPETTTGYAWTDGSPLDFQHWQEGEPNNFNNAESCAEFVIHNWDEEGSWNDLNCDSYNDWLCQIRAGVTPKLPSNNTVVEFNTTSDGWLERRGNQYYINRMSMPMEDARHFCQQRHSDLVSITSKEENVFLWKQISRSYGRYYIGLSVDLDGSAWWMDGTPVSFRRWDEDQPSTSGFDQNCVFMSYHMGFWRTSNCGRELSFICKRGRMLPTNTTAAPTVAPTGGCPKRWMKFGTKCYNIFNERQITWEYARSKCTEVGGNLVSIPTRSVQAFLITRMVHTASTDLWIGLNAISQEGFFWTDGKKRQYTNWGYSRREQPFGMVYPRWNERLHRHPGSFYKRWNEDECVVMNGNPVFGIGKWTTRSCNDTNGYICQQNLDPNIKAPPETIDYNIYETLGNDSIKINTQNLTWDDAQKRCNAEKANLASLRNDWTQAYVELLAIKLNSPLWIGLNKQQTGGYFKYIDGWHLNNAGWAEFEPSRDKPCVYVDVDGKWRTAFCNVTIKSACMQSTEVAPTESTIFPGNCPEDTDLEYQQSYTWLPYRGYCYLFIQDEIEWADAASSCVRHGGVLASIEDPSEQEFIKGFVTNFKDRHNSFWIGLFKTHKGTWLWLDRTILDFTNWAPDEPDSDFGAIQTSDGTWNSGRRWHDRPYICKTAKVMPQTSGSKDGSNGDQAHQTRVHTTVVVVLVITITSTLVVIAFFLYKKSPGPFPTFENPLYFNGERSQPDVLDTNKLIENAENPEPVLTL
- the LOC113010906 gene encoding macrophage mannose receptor 1-like isoform X3, with product MMLPRISLAVFGLFITTCQCSTTNDSPFSLMNKATGFCLLKRVSRCLDLRWTTDDRLYVTTTKKCLGAQGKSIGSEVSLYDCDDKSDLQKWECRNGTLLALKNNNLFIEMKADETIALSKTTGPNNQFTITGTSSGACTRTYRELFTIEGNALGKICMFPFLYKDRWYGDCTTFDSSTKRPWCAVETKFEREQWGYCPTTSTDHWRKNLITGAYYQLNIQSSLTWGQADTSCKQQAASLVSIVEPSEQALISALLGAGRKKLWIGLVLDPEHGWQWTDGKPFRYLRWDSGNPLPNPGHNCAILDTAGEHSWQSSSCTKKMGYICYKDGVPPAPPQIEQGFCSAPWIPYNGHCFHLQRNAQTWSGAQKACRAEGGDLATVRNVEDQSFVISQLGYASTDELWIGLNDIRTEGLFDWSDQSHVSFTSWEYGKPGLSTDGDDCVLIRGENGNWADRSCDEQHGFICMKQSSTESTGNEPDIDIGCKAGWKKHGSYCYFVGTETKTFSQASEDCKSSNSYLADVSNGVDNAFLVSLVGLRPEKHFWIGLSNQKNIDVFEWTNSPTVRFTHWNSQMPGYQQGCVAMTTGVLAGLWDLLPCTNKEKYICKYMAEGMVPTAPPPTVAPPKCPEGWTRVGTKAMCAKFFTGPRSEEKTWFEARDYCRAIGGDLLSIHSSAELRLFSRGGKAWIGLHIPETTTGYAWTDGSPLDFQHWQEGEPNNFNNAESCAEFVIHNWDEEGSWNDLNCDSYNDWLCQIRAGVTPKLPSNNTVVEFNTTSDGWLERRGNQYYINRMSMPMEDARHFCQQRHSDLVSITSKEENVFLWKQISRSYGRYYIGLSVDLDGSAWWMDGTPVSFRRWDEDQPSTSGFDQNCVFMSYHMGFWRTSNCGRELSFICKRGRMLPTNTTAAPTVAPTGGCPKRWMKFGTKCYNIFNERQITWEYARSKCTEVGGNLVSIPTRSVQAFLITRMVHTASTDLWIGLNAISQEGFFWTDGKKRQYTNWGYSRLHRHPGSFYKRWNEDECVVMNGNPVFGIGKWTTRSCNDTNGYICQQNLDPNIKAPPETIDYNIYETLGNDSIKINTQNLTWDDAQKRCNAEKANLASLRNDWTQAYVELLAIKLNSPLWIGLNKQQTGGYFKYIDGWHLNNAGWAEFEPSRDKPCVYVDVDGKWRTAFCNVTIKSACMQSTEVAPTESTIFPGNCPEDTDLEYQQSYTWLPYRGYCYLFIQDEIEWADAASSCVRHGGVLASIEDPSEQEFIKGFVTNFKDRHNSFWIGLFKTHKGTWLWLDRTILDFTNWAPDEPDSDFGAIQTSDGTWNSGRRWHDRPYICKTAKVMPQTSGSKDGSNGDQAHQTRVHTTVVVVLVITITSTLVVIAFFLYKKSPGPFPTFENPLYFNGERSQPDVLDTNKLIENAENPEPVLTL